A region of Vanessa cardui chromosome 1, ilVanCard2.1, whole genome shotgun sequence DNA encodes the following proteins:
- the LOC124542724 gene encoding uncharacterized protein LOC124542724: protein MAADRWNLAYDAVLRVELPAGVSVICYADDTLVLACGLSFEMTRRRAELGVELVVAKICKLGLRIAPHKTEALWFHKWPVGREPPRSQIIRVGDSYVQVSRYMKYLGLVLDGRWSFEEHFKLLVPRIEKAAATLLACFPPLGILAERDARVYDQTRALHQSGGSASYPASVLEALRRQEQRRAHTMWYARLRGDRYAHKRVVSAILPAFEAWMRQKRRVTFRLTQVLTGHGCFGEYLCRIGREATAVCHHCGADQDDAQHTLEACPAWTAERQVLVQQIGRNLSLRAVVSAMLCRESAWEAVVNFCETVMVQKETAGRARERSDPARRRRPAGRLHGLQAPVPGAE, encoded by the exons ATGGCTGC GGATCGGTGGAATCTCGCATACGACGCGGTTCTGCGTGTCGAGCTCCCCGCAGGCGTCAGCGTGATCTGCTACGCAGATGACACGCTGGTGCTGGCATGCGGGTTGAGTTTTGAGATGACCAGACGGCGAGCCGAGCTCGGAGTCGAACTCGTTGTCGCGAAAATCTGCAAACTGGGTCTTCGGATAGCGCCGCATAAGACGGAGGCACTATGGTTCCACAAGTGGCCGGTGGGCCGGGAACCACCCCGTTCGCAGATCATTCGCGTAGGTGACTCATACGTCCAGGTGTCCAGGTACATGAAATACCTGGGCCTTGTCCTGGACGGTCGCTGGAGCTTTGAAGAGCACTTCAAGCTCCTGGTCCCCCGGATCGAGAAGGCA GCGGCGACCCTTCTGGCGTGCTTTCCGCCGTTGGGCATCCTGGCGGAGAGGGACGCGAGGGTCTACGACCAGACTCGCGCCCTCCATCAAAGCGGCGGAAGTGCGTCCTACCCTGCCAGCGTCCTCGAAGCGCTCAGGCGGCAGGAGCAGAGAAGGGCACACACGATGTGGTACGCCCGTCTCCGCGGAGATCGGTACGCGCACAAACGCGTCGTGAGTGCGATCCTGCCAGCCTTCGAGGCCTGGATGCGGCAGAAGCGACGAGTCACCTTCCGACTTACACAGGTGCTGACCGGTCACGGTTGCTTTGGAGAGTACCTGTGTAGGATCGGACGCGAGGCGACGGCGGTTTGCCACCACTGCGGGGCGGACCAAGACGATGCCCAACACACGCTAGAGGCGTGTCCCGCATGGACCGCGGAAAGGCAAGTCTTGGTCCAGCAAATCGGGCGAAATCTCTCCCTGCGAGCAGTCGTGTCGGCGATGCTATGCAGGGAATCGGCGTGGGAGGCCGTAGTCAACTTCTGTGAGACCGTCATGGTCCAGAAGGAGACTGCGGGGCGGGCTCGGGAGAGGTCCGATCCTGCCCGGCGGAGGCGACCTGCGGGTCGCCTTCACGGCCTCCAAGCACCAGTGCCCGGGGCGGAATAA